Genomic DNA from Echeneis naucrates chromosome 23, fEcheNa1.1, whole genome shotgun sequence:
GGTGTTTGGTGGTCTGACAAAGATCCAGGGTTGTTGAAGACTTTACTGTCCCgattgctgctgttttcattttagataTAGTCAGCTTCGAATAAAAAtctgcctgctttttttttatatatatatatagctgtGGATATTATGAGCTACTATTGAGCTATTATGCACTTTTGGATTTTGGGATTTTGCTTGCAGGAATCCCACCCAACCATCGAGCAGCAGTTTTCGTGGTTCCATTACTAACGCCTGGGTCCTCCTCCACGCTCCGCTCCGGCCAACATGGCGCCTTCCGCTCACACTCTGGGAGAAGTCCAGCAGCGAATAGACGAAGTCAGGCGCTTTCTGTCCGCGACTCTGAGCATCGCCAACGCTCACACTGTGGAGTTTTACACGCAGGACGTGTGGAGACGGTTCGTGGCCGTGACACCACAGGAAGTCCTGTCGGCCGTCACTTCCGGGAGCGACCTGCAGAGGGAGCCAGAGTCCAAAGGAAACGGTAGAGAAATTCAGTGTGGCAGCACAGCagacaataaaagcaaataaaaagaaaacattaaaagcgCAGACTACCCCTGGATGCCTCTACCTACccataaacatacattttcataaataattcGTGTATTATTTCAAATTtggcttttatttcattgattaCAACGATTTTTTGGTTGGTCTTCACCCGCAATGATTACTCATGAACAGTGCTACAATGAGTAACCGGTTAATAAATCCGCCATATTGATCTTCAGGATCAATTTATagttttggaaaatattttcatcttcctttgtGGGAGGATTTGCTGCCTCTCtctatataaaaataaattgggATTGTAAATTGTTGGTATGGCAAAACAGATGACATATCTGGGAACCTTTAccctttttcccattttaaagCCCAAACAATCACTTACTCAAGAAAATGTCAGACAGAGTAATCAAAAGTGCAGCCCTACATGGATTATAGGCATGTTTAACCTGTATAAACTGGCTGCTGAGGGTCTGGACATTTGACAGAGTATTAAAGTATTGATTAGTTTGCCAACATACAGTCTATTTTTGCCAAATAGAAATGATAAACACCAGCCAGATGTGTTTTTCACAACCTGGCAAGTGGCAACAcaaaaactctttaaaaaaaaaaaaaaaaaccaaaccactAATTAATGTTCTTATTTTCAtggttaaacatttttttaaaatttaaatgttaagGGTCGCCCAGTTTACAAGAGAGAAACACTTACCTCCAGCGCTGTCAAGCCAAGTGAACAGTTTTCTGGCATTGTCTGCCATCTTTTTTGATTTAATCTAATTTTGGGAGAACATATAGTCAGCAGTTTTCATGGGCACCCATTTTAGGTTGGGAGGAACTCCAATGAAAGCACATTTACAGTGAGGTCTGTGGATTATCCAGCAGTAACCAGAACATCGGAAAATGTTATTGCTCTTAAATCctaaaaaatgtcattttcactgCTGAAGGCACCACAAAATCAAAAGGCATTCCCTTCAGTTGTACTGGGTGTTGAAGAAACCCTTTCGGTGGTTTTATGTCTTGTACTAAAATTTTAGTGAATGTATTAAGTTTTAGTGTCCCCTGCATACACAGACATGAATATAATGTTCCACTATGTTTTTTCACGCTCATTTCTATGTCTTTTCCTCACAAGCAGAGCGGTCCAGCACCCGATTTGGGTTTTGTAGTGATACAAACCGGCTGGTTGATCTCCATGAACTCTTGCAGGCAGCCAAAGCCCACTCACTTCCAGGCCTTGGAATCTGCTGGAGCAGAGATGAGCTACTGCAGGTCCTGAGAGAAAATAGGTCTGAGTCtggcactgcagcagcagacataGGTAGGGAATAGGGAACAGGAAGAACGCTGAGAATAGGACACCAGTCAAGCTTTGCTCAGTTATGGCTGTAACTTTGGTGCTGTCATAGGATTCAACAAGAATTTATTTCTGGGTAAATATGCAacattttctcatattttatcAAATCCAGGCGCTGAGCTGGAGCCAGATGAGTTCATGAACTCCAAGAAATCTCACGAGGTCCAGTCCATGTCTGAGGTGGTGGCCTATTTGGCTCAGTACTGCCGAGTCAAACAAGTAgagtaacattttaaaagttcCTTTACATGCCTTAAAGTTTACTGTAAACCAAGGAAGTTTTGTTTAGTACCCTGATGATTGTGGATTACATTTTTCCTTCCATCCACTCCCCCACCCAGGTGATAGATGTGGGCTCAGGGAAAGGCTACCTGAGTTCTTTCCTGTCCCTGAAGTATGGTCTCCGGGTCTATGGCATTGACTCCTCCAGCACTAACACTCATGGCGCTCAGgaaagaaacaggaagctgaagaAGTTTTCCAGGGCCtatcagaaacacaacaagagGTCACAGGAAGGGGAAACACATTCACCTCGGGATGAGTTAGTAGAAATAAAGCCTGGATCAAATGGAGACGATAATGTTTCATgtgctggaggagaaaatgagttacaagaggaagagaaggtgtTATCAGATGTGAACCCCGCAGCTGAAAGACATTTAGAACTGAATACAGAAACAGACGAGCTCTTCCTTAGTGCGCTATCTGTGGATGTGATACAGACTGCATGTCCTAGAATTCCCCCCAGCCAGCTAAGcgcagaggagagggagaggaggaagaaggagaaccTTGAGAGGAAAGCTCTGAACCGAACCGCCAGTGGCAGCAGCGTGTTTTCACCCCTCACATCTTACGTTACTGCAGAAACAGAGCTCAGAGAGCTCATCAGCGAGCTGGAGGTGAGCAGATCCAAAGTCGccgggaaaaaaaggagaaaaaaagaccaATATTGAAAATAGATTTACTGCGTGTGTGGTGGCAGATAAGTGTCCAGCCGGACAGTAGCAAGTACAGTAGATTCCCACAGTGACTCCTTAAATTACAAGTCTGTCGCACTGGGCGGGAGTTTGCATTGCTGGCATGATTGCCAAATGGGCAGGGTATCATCGCTAATAAATTTCACCATCAATCTCCaaacccctcctcctcctgttgtaTGCACACTTTCACCAAACTCCAGGATGCCGTCATGGTTGGCCTGCACACATGTGGCGACTTGGCTCCCAGCACCCTGAGGATGTTTGTGGCCAAACCCGAGCTGGCTGCAGTCTGCAGCGTGGGCTGCTGCTATCACCTGCTCTCTGAGGAGTTCGACCAACAGGGTAATCACACACAGTCAAAGAGAGATCGTGACCACATGCAGATTAGAATGTTTTGAGTCTGTGCGTGTTGCTAAGCTGGCAGTGCACTCGTCACACACAGATAACATATAGTTTTTGTTCTGCACAGACATCGCTGTCTTTCATTCTATTTCTATACATCTCCTTGTTTTTCATTCTCATCTCAGCCACCCTCATCGTACGAGTCATCACTTTATTCCAATGTGAAGAGAATATCAGATCATCCCACATTAACACTTATTGTCATATCTTATAGTAAACAAGTCAGATGTTTCTGCTAAGACTCTGGAGACACAGCCGAGTTACCCTTCTGGAGATGGAGTTGACTTTGGAAACCTGCTGTTAGAACCATTAGAGTGGATTTATAGATTTAGTGACTGTGTAAGTCCGctgaaaatgagattttttttgacCTTTTAATATGGAAAGGAATCCATTGGAAGAGACGGGAcccctcatccagtgtgaacTATTTCCTCCTCACTGTTATTTAGTTATCCTTGAGCTCCACACTGCTATTCTATAACGCTGCCTTAACTTGCCTGTTAACCTAAATGCAGAAGAGCAGGCTGATATCATCCCTGCTTCATTCCCCTCCTCACGCCGAAGTTTATGAGGTATGAAATCGTCCACATGTGCCTTAATACTTTGACTGTAGCCTCTGTGTATCTAAAGGAAGGCGGCCTCACTGAAGTCAGTAGAGTATCGCGTCATCTCTTGTTAACAGTGTCACCTTCGCCTCTCGTGTCATCAGATCTGTTGTGGTTTCAGCCAAGACAGAAAATGATATCACAACAGCTGATTGGAAACACTCCTTTCCCTACTTTTTTCTCAAACCCTTTTGAGAAAGGGAACAGAGTCATGCACACAAAtagccagacacacacacacacacacacacacacacacacacacacacactttctctcccttGTTGGCCTTGCATTGCAATCTGGGATGCAAGCCAGCTCCTATGGTGGCCTGCCTCACCCTAGGAAGGAGCTTTGTGGCTCAAAAGCTTCATTATAAAAAGCAGTTATACATTTATAAGGTCTGGTTATTTTAGGAATGAAGCACTATCTTATATTTCTTGTACATTCTGAGGCCAAACGCCTGCTATTtactcacagaaaaacaacttctCAGAGGTAAGTACATTCAGGCGTCTAAGGTCTGGAGCCAGCATGTTTCCAAGTGTACGTGTCCACTCATACACAAGCACATCAGAAATATTTGTCTTTCTGAATTGTAGTGCTTGTACACGGCCACTTCAGATGTGATCTCTGTGGTCAGCACAAGGCTAGTTACTATAAACAGCGCTGCGTGCACGCTGTTATCCACCTGGCAGTCTAAGGAAAGGCCTGTCCACTTCGATCGCCTCAGAGTGCCTGTGCCTGGGCTGAGGAGAAACTAACCTGACTGGTGTCGTGTTTGCATGTCCAGAGAAGTTTGTGCGAGTGCTCGACCGGCCCCAGCTGCACATGTTATTAGTGCTTCTTTTGACTGCATCCCTCAGGATTCACAGCGCCCTGGCCTCAGTCACTGACCCTTTTAGAAGTGACATGAAAAGGATGGCAAGCTGTCAAGCAGCCACACTCAGTGCCCTCCCACTggaaatcagtgtgtgtgcgtgcgtgtgtgcgtgcacgtgtgtgtgctaCAGTAAGAAATATGTGGTTAATGTTGCTGGTTTTAACAGCAACCAGAGGGCAAGAGTTCTGGCTTTTTAAGGCAAAAATATTtagaagtttatttttcttaattattCTGTTCAGTTTTGTATTAAATTAGAATTGTGACCTTTTGGCAAATGCATTTACTGACTTAAACTGTTATTTGAGGTAAATATGAAGCTCTCTGTCAGCTTTGCTGACTTGAACATTCTttagaaaatatttgaaattcatATCGTCAAATTGCAGCTATGTACTAAAAAAAGAAGGGATTAATCAACACATTGCTTTGCTCCTattatctctgtgtgtgtcgcCACAGAGTGTTTACATGGCATCTGCGGTTTCCCTCTGAGTCAGTACCTCCGTGACCAGTCCTGGTTCTGCGGCAGAAACGCCAGGATGTCTGCATGTTTGGTAAGTTAGGGtgacaccacaaaaaaaaaaaaaagaaagaaaaaatgtgcatgGCAGCGTGTTTCTGACACAAACATCTGGTGTTGTTGACAATGATGGCATTTTGTGACTTCAGcctcagctctttttttttctcatcttcacTGTTTTCCTAACAAAACAGGCACTGGAGAGAGTTTCACTCGGCCAGGGGGTAAGTAAGACCTCAACGCTGCAGTTGCTATCATAAACCGATAGTCACCATTGCATATGAATGGGAGTTCAATGCTTTTCCGCTAAACTGTAATTACTTTGCACCCATCAAAACAAGTCCATCAAATTCCTTCAAGCCACAAACACAAGTGTTGAGTCCAGACTGTACTATCTTCATTGTAGATCTCCTGCATGCATTCAAACAATCAGCCCGTTGACTacactgtatttatttgaaatgtagaACGCAGAGCTCCAGGCCAAGGCTGATACACGATACCAGCAGCCATTAATATGGAATGTTTATAAATATTAATGCAATCATGGAAAGATTGATTACTTTTTGGAGCTGGAAGCTTAATCTAAAAACAGGCCTGATTGCCTGCTTGTGTTGCATCAGGcttggaaagtgtcagaaataTTCATCAAGTGTTCGTACACATGCTGGATGAGTCATAAGGAAACAGCAAATGTTTAAATACAACAGACTGCATTATATTTAATCAAGTTtcctttgaccttttctgtAGATTCAAATGGAGTCTCTGTTCTACCGAGCAGTCCTTCACGTTATTCTGAGGGACCATTATGGCTCCTATAAAAGGTAAAACACAAGACATGAACATCTGGAATTAAATATCAGTCCTCATTCAATTTCTCATGACATTTAGCttcatcattaaaaatataaaatttgaaTGGCATGTCCACATACAATGTCAAAAGTGCCTTCTGTGGTAATAAGGTCGAACAGTTGCAACTGAAAGGGCAAAATCTTactcactgtttgtttttgttgttctgaaTATTTTGGTTACAAATGAACCAAGCCGTGCAACAATCATAATAGTCAGGAGTAGACCAGATGTTGGTAACATGTCAAGATCAAGCATCACACATTATAGACTGAAATGAGTTTTCATACAGAATTCGATAGGGGAAGAGCAGGAATGGCACCATTAAAGGTATGGTTTATTGTGCATTTTGACTGGCAAAGGACTTTCAGGTTTTTCAGTCCAGAACTTTGGTGTAAGATGGCCATTGCTCTCCTCTCTTCAACCCAGATTTCATTTAGCCTTTATGAGGCATGCCTGGTGCAGACAACGAGCATTACTGGCCACTGCTTTGTGACCTTCAGCTTAATGGCTAACATTGGGTTCAGATCGAACAGTCATTGGTTTTCTCCATTCATCACTGTTTAGTCCTGTGTGTTTAACAGTTTGCCTCTGACTTCTCAGgcttgatttgaaaaaaaaaaaaatttaaataaaataaagaaatcacatatgtctgtttttcttccccAGTGAGAAGCGAGTTGGAAATGTCTACTCCAAGGCTAAATCATTCGTGGATTATGTTCGTCGAGCTCTAACCAGACTGGACCAGGATGAATCAAAGGTCAGGGCCAGAATACCGCAGTTGTTTTCAGAAACAAGCTGTAGAGAGTGCAACAAAAATACTCAGTATCTCAATATGatcaaaaggaaaatgtttcctagctgctgtttatttagaaaaaatccaaattcaTGTCAGATTGATAAATGAAACAGGTGCTTGAAGTGCTTGTTCTTTTGCTTGATGGTTTTTCCAGCCACTTTTCTTCTTTCACGCCAACTGCTCTCCTTTTGTGACTCAGAAGAATGacaccttcctcctctttttcctcagcTCTCTGACAACGACATCCAGGACTACCATGACAGATATGCACCACGGATGGGAGAGATGCACGCCTTCAACATGGTGAGTCTTTCCTATATCCTTAATCTTTTCTtcaaaaaatctaataaaaaaataaatccttaaTCTCATACTATAGACACCTTTACACCCCAGAAACCTGTTTTACTTCTGTTCAGTGTAGGACGTTTTCCTTCCTGTAAAATGAGATGCATAACTCCAATAAATTGAAGACTATTAAGTGAGATCATTGCATCTGCAAGGGAAGTAAAACAGGAATGACTTTagaggacaggaggaaaagCAGCCGCTGGTTTCAACTCAGGCCGCTAATTGTGGTGTCAACCAACAGAACAATTTTCCTTGAAGATATTAAACAGTTGAATAGTTTTTGGAGATCGTCCACCAGTTACTGAGAAGAGACAAGTCATGGTGGATTTTTGGTATGGGGAGGAACATTTTTTgaccaaaaatgtgtttaataacaacaacaaccagatgctgtaaatgttctttctttttgtgtagtTGAAGGTGACCTTGGCCCCCTGCATCGAAGGTCTGATTCTGCTCGACCGCCTGTGTTATCTGAAAGAACAGGTAAAATGACTTCATAAGTGCGTTTTACAATAAGACAAAAACTGAATAGACCCACACCCAGGATgaaactgaggaggagggagttaAGTCACAGggggaaaatgtgtttgaatgtgtttatACAGACTGTTATGGTTGCACTGAGTTGTTTGTGGGAAGTTTGTGGTACATCTGACATTAAACATCAGTCCACATggtgctgtttgtgtgcacatgatAGAGAGAACATATTTAAATAGTTTATATCTTAACTGATTGCAAATAAAACCTAGACTTTTTATAAATAAACTAGATAAAATCTTTCCTACAGCCTCAATGTACAGTTAAACTGCTTAAATGTTTTTAGTGTGTGGCATTTCATTATGTATAAGAGGAAACTATTAAGGAGggaaaattttattaaaaaaaaaacaaaacaaaacatggaaataaataattattaatgATTAGAATTGTTTTTGATAAATATGGTTTCACCACAAGTTACATTGACCTTTCGATCAAATCATAAATGACTTCTTCATCAAAAGCCTATTTGACTTCTTATAATAAAATAGTAAAAGAGGAATCAGTGGAATTACataaaagaaatgtttgcttttcttttcttttaagagATAAAAAACATTCTTTCAAACCAATTCTGTCATTAACAGCAGATGCTCAGTTAAATTACCCAGCAGCCATCTGGTACACAGGGCTTACTTATTCTCCTTTTTCAGCTGGACTCATCTTCACGATTTGGGATTTGCGGTTGGGATTTGACATTTGCATCCTAGATGATGAAAGCAACCGTGTAGATCTCAGCCGAAGTCGAGAATTTAGATTCAGATCATTGACGATAAAATAGGTGTCGGCCTAATTGAAGCCAGCTCGCAGTTTATTGTCTTCGACCTCTCCAGGGAAACACAACATGCTAATTTTTGGCCTGAACCACTGTGATACGATCAAATGAGCTGATGGCTTTGAAGTTCTGATTACATGAGATTGTGTGTCAGATGGGCTTCCTTGATAGGGTCATGCAATCATAGTGTGTGCAACGTCAAGTTGGTCATCTGTGAGTGAGTTCCCTCAAGGAGGGaaaagtggtggtggtgtatACGTGTGAACGTGAGCCATGTGATGATTAGTGTGTCGATGCATGTTGAGCCTGAGagacgaacacacacacacacacacacacacacacacacactcgcattCAAATCTGCCAAACTAATGCCACTCCAAGGAATCAGCTTCTTTTTAATCCCAATTTTGAGACAAATTTCTGATTTCCCACTCAGTGAAAAGAAGTCACCAATATGTCAGAATGGCTACATGGCCTCCACCATTGGAATCTAAATAAGATAGAATATTAACACTAATACAGTTAAACTTACATGCAGATTAACATTCCTCCCagtaaaatctatttaaattgTGTAACAAGAAAGCTAGCAATGAGGTAGCCATCTTGGAATCATGTAGAGAACCAGGGTTTCCTGTTCTTGTCTTGGTTTATACTGTATGTGCTGACACAGTATAAACCCAGCAGAAGTACAGAGGTGCCGAGCCTGTAGTGTCGCTGTAGTTCTACATTCAAGCACTCAGCCATTAAGGAAGACAAACTTGTTTTACGCATGAACGGAAGCCCACCTGACACAATATTTGTACAGATGTTGCCTCTCAGGAGGATTCACTAGCAAGAACGTCACACAGCAAAGGATGCCAAAAGGTCACAAAGCCAAACTGGGATGAGAAGcaagcttctttttctttcatttttctcttggtgagttttttgttcagtttttcattgtCCTACTTTGTTTTATgggtgtgtatctttgtgtacTGCAGGAAGACGTCTCACAGTCTGCTTTAGTGCAACTCTTTGATCCTCTTCTGTCGCCAAGATGTTACGCTGTCGTCGGACTGAAGAACTCCAGAAACAGAGTTACAAGCTGATGGACTTCTACAAAGGCACATGGTAATAAAACACTGAGGGAGCAACGATGACGCGTGATCAACAATTACACTTTAAACATTGTTGTGtgatgtctgttttgtttcctgctcGTTATAATCATATGTATATGATTTCATCTACattgtgtaatttatttatgttgtcTCTGTATCACTTCCAGGAACATCTTGTGttgcttttatatgtttttaatgaaagacaaatctgaaatatttccGGTGCGGAGTCCTTGACTTTGACGACTCATGAGAACACATGGCTCAAACACCTGGAAAATCTGTCAGCTCATCGATGGAATTATATCcatctctgccttttttcttcatgtttgagCGACTCTTGAGAAAACACTTGTTTTTAAGGATCATCCAGGGAGGCTGGTGATCAGATCTGGAGACCACATTGCTCCCAGGCTCCTAGACCCAAGGAGGAGGGCGGTGGGAGGGGAGAGGACCCCCTTGATCCCCTTTTTAATCTTTACTTCTGTTCAGCTGTGTCTCGGACCATTCAATAAATCATTGCTCTTTTTATatgtttgaaaacaaatgttggaGTTTGGAGTTCACACATTATTCATGGTTATGGTAACTACATTAAAGCTGATAGAAAACAGGCACAGGGGGTGGGAAATGGAGCATTTCTGGGACCAATGTTATTCTCttccatttcagtttcattgttttttaacTCCACTAATGAATAAGAATCCACAGTGAAAATACTAAAAGCTTAGTTGCTTTTTAAACCACAAGGAGATGAATGCAGTCATCTGCGAGGGGCAAAAAGATAAGcgaatggattttttttttttttttttttttttaagtttgctgAAATTAATAACATTGATGAAACCATGAGTTATAGACAAATAGTTGACAGAATTAGCTAAAACTGCAGGATAGATGTTTAAAATAAccagaagtaaaacattttttaacaaacaaacaaaaaaaaaaaaccagctcAAACGCATAGCAAAAAGTGAATTGTTGAATAGGGTAAATGCAATCTAGTAAATATTATTTAGAATTGTTTCAATATGTTTGAAATAGCAAACGGCCTAAAAAGTGGTGATTTAATCTCTTGTAAAGTACAGCAGCATGAAGTGAGGGGTCCAGCAGTATCACAGATTGAGTCATTGACATTGATGGAAGCTGTTCATGAACACAGCTGATTAAAGCCCTATTGGAACACTTTATAAAATTATGGAGACCGTCTTGCAAGAAAATGGGAAAGAGGGATTATGATACTCTGATGCGAAGCACTTCCTCTCATCTCGTCCTCTACtgtttccagctgcagctgcttgcACATCTGTCAGCCATCCATAGATCTGTCAACGTCAACTTGGTGAGGCCGTGTCCTGGAGCTAGCTTTATTTTTATCCGGCTACAGACAGATGGTGAAACTCTCTGCTGTGCCTGGACCATGTTTGGATCCGGCACCGTGTTTTACGCTGACATGTTGCTGTGGTGGCCAAACCAGACTGACACGAATGCAACCGATTCAAGATGCGAGTGAACTCTGTTTGAGGGTATAAATGTTGCTGGGTTTTGTTGTGGCCGCATGACTCACATCCTATTGGTCCGTCCTGTTCTTGATGCCCGCACGCATATTTgcgtgtatatatgtgtatataaacacacaccctGGCAGTGTCTTTCATGTGCCCACATggaaggacaaaaagaaaaaggacatgaTAAAAGGCCTGCTTTCACCAAATACAATCAAACACGCAAACTCTGGGtcacacacaggaaagacaGCAAAAGCTCTCAGTCCAACGCAGTAGATAAACTACAGCTTCCTCACTTTGCACTTAACACAGGAAAAAGGGCTGCAGGATGTGATGCGGCCTGGGAGACAGAAATAGTCCGTGCGGGGAATCATGTGAGCCATTCCCACTTCAGATGAGTTTTCTTTGCAAGGTATGGATGACTCGAAGCGGAGGGGAAATGGGGGGAGTGCGTCAAACACTCAGGGCCCTCAGCTGCAAACACCGTTTCTCACGGTGCCGTTTGGACGGGAGACAAGTTCCTGCTACCCTCCTAAATGTGAAAATTCATCTCAAGGTTCCTTCACAAACAGGAAGGGGAGCTACATTTCAGCTTCATCCATTAACATCTACGCAATTCGTTCACTGCCAGTGAATGTGATGTGCTGAGCTGAAAGAATGTCCTTGTGAATGGGGGAAACTGACTCTGAATAACCTCGATATAATCAAAGGGTAAAATTTTGGAAGGGAAGTGGCAGGCGTTTTCAATGAGACCCGGCAGCTTGAAAATGAGATAAAAGCAGCCGAAGAAAGACATGGGCCAGTTTCAGTGATCGTTTGTTGAATGTCAGAAAGGACGGAGGTGAAAAAGCCCTTTAAAAGTCTACTGCTgcatcacattcacacacacactatgcaCCGACCTTTATTTCTAGCTCCTCTTTCTTTCGCACAGTAATGTTTTCCACCTGAGTATAATTATCATGTGGTCCTGTTTTAACTGTCCCAGCCAAAAATtgcttttttaatgattattgttgttttggCCATCCCAGAGAACGGATGATTTCTGTATTTCTCTGCCAGATGTCCTGCCTGCGATGAACATGGAATTTGGCTGCACATCACATCAGACACGCACtgcttgctttaaaaaaaaaaaaaagtcctcacCTCATGTTgcagcagatttattttctgaagtgAGACACgatcaaaaatgcatttttcaccCTGTCAGAGTGGGAGTTGTAAACAAGAACATGAAGCCGTGTACAGGACACATTTGGGCCTGTGTGGGAGCGCTGCTGTTTTCAATGTGAAACCTCAAGATGCATTCTGCATTCCAAGGCCTCATCCCTTCCGTTAATCTTGCCCACTCCTGTAATGTTATCCACATTAATATGAAGTCTGAAACATCCACAATTGTATAGAAAACAGCCAGAAACAGTGGCAGATGTGGCTCATAGGAAGTGCCACTCAAACCTCTGATACTATTTAAGAAGCACAGGAGAGACTTATATCGCCGTCCATCCTGTTATCAAAGCGCCATTGGTCATTAAACTGACACGGTTTTGACAGATAGCTCAGTCTGATAACCACTTCGAAGAATATAAATCCAAATTCTGTGCATTTCCTTCAGTGAGCTGTGATTTAAAGGTCATTAAGCCTCGTGCAGTCTAAACAGACTGTAAAACACGTTTCCCGTCACAGCGTGTACAGCATGTTGGTACAAACTGCAGTGTGTAATGGATGTGAAAGGGGAACACTGAAGTGGAACATCATCGGGTTATGAATTTATATAAAGCTTTCCTGGTGTAGAGTAATTCTCAGTGGGTTTCCTGATGCATCAAGTTGTACGAATTAGATTTAAATCAAGGAAGCATTGCTGGTTCTAACTGAGGAAGCATATAGTTTCAGTTAAAAAGCCTCTGAGGTAATATACCTAGTCAAGTTTAGTATTTCTCTGCATTCATCCCCTTCTTGCTTCAGATACATCAAATTTACTATGCAAAGTATCGTGAGCTGCTGCACATTACGTTTAAAGCCTCCAGggctttttatttgtattttatatggCCTTTCATTTGGTCTTGTTATatatcatttaattttcttcagAGCTTTCCTC
This window encodes:
- the mettl25 gene encoding putative methyltransferase-like protein 25, translated to MAPSAHTLGEVQQRIDEVRRFLSATLSIANAHTVEFYTQDVWRRFVAVTPQEVLSAVTSGSDLQREPESKGNERSSTRFGFCSDTNRLVDLHELLQAAKAHSLPGLGICWSRDELLQVLRENRSESGTAAADIGAELEPDEFMNSKKSHEVQSMSEVVAYLAQYCRVKQVIDVGSGKGYLSSFLSLKYGLRVYGIDSSSTNTHGAQERNRKLKKFSRAYQKHNKRSQEGETHSPRDELVEIKPGSNGDDNVSCAGGENELQEEEKVLSDVNPAAERHLELNTETDELFLSALSVDVIQTACPRIPPSQLSAEERERRKKENLERKALNRTASGSSVFSPLTSYVTAETELRELISELEDAVMVGLHTCGDLAPSTLRMFVAKPELAAVCSVGCCYHLLSEEFDQQECLHGICGFPLSQYLRDQSWFCGRNARMSACLALERVSLGQGIQMESLFYRAVLHVILRDHYGSYKSEKRVGNVYSKAKSFVDYVRRALTRLDQDESKLSDNDIQDYHDRYAPRMGEMHAFNMLKVTLAPCIEGLILLDRLCYLKEQEDVSQSALVQLFDPLLSPRCYAVVGLKNSRNRVTS